Proteins from a genomic interval of Cyclopterus lumpus isolate fCycLum1 chromosome 18, fCycLum1.pri, whole genome shotgun sequence:
- the sema4f gene encoding semaphorin-4F: MSPGGAMLILLPTLFLLSGATWAATLGGLGDTILVREKFQGVANFSTFLLDRSTGTLFLGARDAILAVDTNKLNQKPKVIVWDVPEEKRKSCVAKGKTEVDCNNYIRLLEFLGDGRVYVCGTYAFDPQCAFLELSSFTLEKAMDGGVKMETGKGKCPFEPSQHYTAVMAGGTLYTAATSNFLGTLFDISRATGDEQERIRTERSINWLSDPEFVSSAFIEQSADSNPTGDDDKIYFFFTEVAKEYDLYTKVKVPRVARVCKSDVGGMKTLQRRWTTFLKAQLVCEDKPSGQRYNILTDVFTTEHTPGDPSSTHFYGLFTSQWEREELSAVCVFSLSDISKVMDGPFKELKKTCENWINPEPVPTPRPGQCLNNALKAEGFESSLKLPDKVLTFVRDHPLMENSVNAAPLLVRKGIRYTKLAVTRAETGSEEDRRGAVLHLGTDRGELHQVAVVGQNATLLQELSLFTSQEPVNNILLHQGRALVGSPLSLARVQAEGCALYPSCAVCARARGLGCVWSTEEEACRPTTAEPGPGDVVDNALRKCDIAEGRCTPSTRELRVSVGLRLLLPCVQLSPRSCSWEHPPHRHTRQHHSDLEVTVTEDSLGKYICTCQEAGPGSRDPTPCRRAAYHLTLEGPIAGGTVATAGGRHVLAIYILFFFLGLAFGVFLLYFVTRRRSIARQGHHLPDNSLSSDKGQDLLGSSATPQSPCSASLLSDGFRLTEKRNGMATTNTTTSLLSNQGNGGHHGNSYSGTLIHSNPSNGNGNALYGNCNNSSSGLKFTSEILAADLLDGRTGEREMVERKLREGDDVDEGLGDGLGDGIKGLEEELASFPRFKSPAPLAKCEESSI, from the exons ACACAATTCTTGTTCGGGAGAAGTTCCAGGGCGTGGCCAACTTCAGCACCTTCCTACTGGACCGCTCAACCGGCACGCTGTTCCTGGGTGCCCGGGATGCCATACTGGCGGTGGACACCAACAAGCTGAACCAAAAACCCAAagtg ATTGTTTGGGATGTgccagaggagaagaggaagtctTGTGTGGCGAAGGGAAAGACGGAg GTCGACTGTAACAATTACATCCGTCTGCTGGAGTTTCTGGGCGATGGACGTGTCTACGTGTGTGGCACCTACGCCTTCGACCCCCAGTGTGCCTTcctg GAGCTCTCCTCCTTCACCCTGGAGAAAGCCATGGATGGAGGGGTGAAGATGGAGACGGGGAAGGGAAAGTGTCCCTTTGAGCCTAGTCAGCACTACACAGCTGTTATGGCAG GCGGTACCCTATACACAGCAGCCACCAGTAACTTCCTGGGAACGCTGTTCGACATCTCCCGGGCAACGGGTGATGAGCAGGAGCGCATCCGAACTGAGCGATCCATCAACTGGCTGAGTG aCCCAGAGTTTGTGAGCTCCGCCTTCATCGAGCAGTCTGCAGACAGCAACCCGACAGGAGACGATGACAAAATCTACTTCTTCTTCACCGAGGTGGCCAAAGAGTACGACCTCTACACCAAAGTCAAAGTGCCCAGGGTGGCACGAGTCTGCAAG TCTGACGTGGGGGGGATGAAGACTCTGCAGCGACGCTGGACAACCTTCCTCAAGGCCCAGCTGGTGTGTGAGGACAAACCGAGCGGCCAGCGCTACAACATCCTCACTGATGTTTTCACCACGGAGCACACACCGGGCGATCCCAGCAGCACACACTTCTACGGGCTGTTCACCTCCCAGTG GGAGCGTGAAGAGttgtcagcagtgtgtgttttcagtctgtctgACATCAGCAAAGTGATGGACGGCCCCTTTAAAGAGCTGAAGAAGACCTGCGAGAACTGGATCAACCCTGAACCGGTCCCCACACCAAGGCCTGGCCAG TGTTTGAATAATGCTTTGAAGGCTGAGGGGTTCGAGTCCTCCCTCAAACTTCCCGACAAGGTGTTGACATTTGTGAGAGACCACCCGCTGATGGAGAACAGTGTAAATGCAGCGCCCTTGCTGGTCCGGAAGGGAATCCGATACACCAAGCTCGCTGTAACTCGGGCGGAGACGGGCAGCGAAGAGGATCGGAGGGGAGCAGTGCTGCACCTCGGAACGG ATCGCGGCGAACTCCACCAAGTGGCAGTCGTGGGGCAGAACGCCACCTTACTGCAGGAGCTCTCTCTGTTCACCTCACAAGAGCCTGTCAACAATATATTGCTGCACCAG GGCCGGGCTCTGGTGGGCAGCCCTCTGTCTCTGGCTCGTGTCCAGGCTGAAGGCTGCGCTCTGTATCCCAGCTGTGCGGTGTGTGCCAGAGCCAGAGGACTGGGCTGTGTGtggagcacagaggaggaagcCTGCAGGCCCACAACAGCAGA gccTGGTCCAGGCGATGTTGTCGACAACGCCTTGAGAAAGTGTGATATAGCGGAGG GGCGTTGCACCCCGTCCACGAGGGAGCTGCGAGTTTCCGTGGGTCTGCGCCTGCTGTTGCCGTGTGTCCAGCTGTCTCCCCGGTCCTGCAGCTGGGAGCATCCTCCCCACAGACACACCCGGCAGCACCACTCTGACCTGGAGGTGACTGTCACAGAGGACAGCCTTGGAAAGTACATATGCACATGCCAG GAGGCGGGACCAGGTAGCCGAGACCCCACCCCCTGCCGCAGGGCAGCCTATCACTTGACACTAGAAGGCCCCATTGCTGGAGGAACCGTGGCGACAGCAGGAGGTCGTCACGTCCTGGCCATCTacatccttttcttcttcttgggttTAGCGTTTGGTGTATTTCTCCTCTACTTCGTCACACGCCGGCGCAGCATTGCCCGCCAGGGTCACCACCTGCCGGATAATTCGCTGTCTTCAGACAAGGGGCAGGACTTGCTGGGCTCCTCAGCCACGCCGCAGTCTCCCTGCAGTGCCAGCCTGCTGTCAGATGGATTCAGATTGACAGAAAAACGCAACGGGATGGCGACCACAAACACGACTACATCGCTTCTCAGCAACCAGGGGAATGGTGGTCACCATGGTAACAGCTACAGTGGCACCCTAATCCACAGCAACCCCAGCAATGGAAATGGGAATGCTCTGTATGGCAACTGCAACAACAGTAGCAGCGGGCTGAAGTTCACCTCTGAAATTTTAGCTGCAGACTTACTGGATGGAAGGacgggggagagggagatggtAGAGAGGAAGTTGAGGGAGGGGGACGACGTGGATGAGGGTCTGGGGGACGGGTTAGGGGATGGAATAAAAGGACTAGAGGAGGAGTTGGCCAGCTTCCCCAGGTTTAAATCACCAGCACCACTGGCAAAGTGTGAAGAAAGTTCAATATGA